The following DNA comes from uncultured Acidilobus sp. JCHS.
AGCCCTTACCAGGTCAACGCCAAGCTCATGGAGAGGGCCTCGAGCAGGGCCATCTTCATGCACTGCCTCCCGGCCCACCGCGGCGAGGAGGTGACAGACGAAGTTATAGAAGGCC
Coding sequences within:
- a CDS encoding Ornithine carbamoyltransferase, coding for SPYQVNAKLMERASSRAIFMHCLPAHRGEEVTDEVIEGPWSVVWDEAENRLHTAKAVLASLVP